The following proteins come from a genomic window of Lycium ferocissimum isolate CSIRO_LF1 chromosome 4, AGI_CSIRO_Lferr_CH_V1, whole genome shotgun sequence:
- the LOC132053227 gene encoding uncharacterized protein LOC132053227, giving the protein MEKEVESRRKREVLEKVVEVIASIKDAKHVDQVICALHSLALRLFPLDSHSLAGSVNEQYREQLISARLPATHERDEWWQIFYKGPAFATLAKILLYDLAYDWLACLPISVRMHVYDVFFLRGQVIEVVKKLVPCLQWRGSSDNDTRSVHSNAERLLVLCLLDNMGVTQIARELSTYCQEDLAHEELKQIISQVVQLLTSIPDKAQAGTPNALSSHVFFKHITAQLLAGAHEWDKLLDGGDHVDKNKLGGVLLLMGEAFARISRRGSADVLLGVVVPEIHKHVQGFLPPNSDIPIGEAFQSTPGLRFWLKMMESIKDPYCLERMTEQLLKQLVAQNTGDIEAHWILWILFHQVYQQQASIRSMFLEKFLLWKVFPSNFLRWILHFAVFQCSPENSSSVKACNLRTLSETVQRLVTAWSKREFVQSTSIEQQAYNTAALGLCLEKMSKEDLDATKDAMQCILEGVSCRLESADHLIRKMASSVALAFSKVIDPQNPLYLDDSCREETIDWDFGLLTPEKRFLASSTNIDGDIKGCSTTVAAKVSNTIAAASTHDNITSKKKKLFGFESVDPDEIIDPASLNYEVGSSEDDEDNASETSESSNDSSLQPYDLADDDADLKRNFSQLVDVIAALRKSDDADGVDKAIDVAEKLVRASPDELKFVASDLTRSLLQVRCSESTIEGEEGSAEEKRQKALVALIVTCPRESLSTLNNLLYSPNLDVSQRLLILDVMTEAAQELANTKISRLKQRSNALVSSMDDQPWFMPKPIGPPGAGSWKEISTPGTPFNWSHSYERELPHKPGQIKRGKTRRWSLHSALPVNQLEWTQNKFPQYAAAFMLPAMEGFDKKRHGVDLLGRDFIVLGKLIYMLGVCMKCSAMHPEASILASPLLEFLRSREISHHVEAYVRRSVLFTASCILISLHPSSVAAALVEGNSEISKGLEWVRSWALDITESDTDRECYTLAMTCLQLHAEMALQTSRALESPESLHGSNKSSLPSNMLKGVIKIPNSSGGVLSLP; this is encoded by the exons ATGGAGAAGGAAGTAGAATCGAGGCGAAAGAGAGAGGTGTTGGAGAAGGTGGTTGAGGTCATTGCTTCAATCAAAGATGCCAAACACGTTGATCAAGTTATCTGTGCTCTTCATTCCCTCGCCCTTCGTCTCTTCCCTCTTGACTCGCACTCCCTCGCAG GTAGTGTTAATGAGCAGTACAGGGAACAG TTAATTAGTGCGAGACTCCCGGCTACGCACGAGAGAGATGAATGGTGGCAGATTTTCTACAAAGGCCCTGCATTCGCAACATTGGCTAAGATTTTGTTATATG atttggcTTATGATTGGCTGGCATGTCTCCCCATTTCTGTGAGGATGCACGTCTATGATGTGTTCTTTTTGAGAGGCCAAGTCATTGAGGTTGTAAAGAAATTAGTTCCTTGTCTACAATGGAGAGGTAGTAGTGATAATGACACCCGTTCCGTCCACTCAAATGCTGAAAG ATTGCTTGTGCTTTGTTTGCTTGACAATATGGGAGTTACCCAGATTGCTCGAGAATTGTCTACTTACTGTCAAGAAGATCTTGCCCATGAAGAGCTCAAGCAGATTATATCACAGGTGGTCCAACTCCTTACGTCTATACCTGATAAAGCTCAAGCAGGAACCCCTAATGCATTATCATCACA CGTGTTCTTCAAGCATATCACTGCTCAACTTCTTGCTGGAGCACATGAATGGGACAAGCTTTTAGATGGAGGAGATCACGTTGATAAAAACAAACTAGGTGGCGTCCTCCTGTTAATGGGTGAAGCATTTGCCCGCATTAGTCGGCGAGGATCAGCAG ATGTGCTGTTAGGCGTAGTGGTTCCTGAAATACATAAACACGTACAAGGCTTCTTACCGCCAAATTCGGATATCCCTATTGGTGAAGCATTTCAATCAACACCTGGTTTGCGATTTTGGTTGAAGATGATGGAGTCAATCAAAGACCCTTACTGCTTAGAAAGAATGACTGAACAGCTACTCAAACAATTAGTAGCTCAAAATACAGGAGATATTGAAGCTCATTGGATTTTGTGGATATTATTTCATCAGGTTTACCAGCAACAAGCCTCAATTAG GTCCATGTTTCTTGAGAAATTCTTACTGTGGAAAGTATTCCCTAGTAATTTCTTGAGATGGATTCTTCACTTTGCTGTTTTCCAATGTTCCCCTGAAAATTCCTCATCAGTGAAAGCTTGTAACCTCCGTACTCTCTCAGAGACTGTTCAGCGGCTTGTCACGGCTTGGTCCAAACGGGAGTTTGTGCAATCTACTTCAATTGAGCAGCAAGCCt ATAACACTGCTGCCTTAGGGCTTTGCTTAGAGAAGATGTCTAAAGAAGATTTAGATGCAACCAAGGATGCAATGCAGTGTATTCTTGAAGGAGTTAGCT gtaggttggaaagtgcTGACCATTTGATCCGAAAAATGGCTAGCAGCGTTGCATTAGCATTTTCCAAAGTAATTGACCCCCAAAATCCTCTCTACCTTGATGATAGTTGTCGTGAGGAAACTATTGACTGGGACTTCGGTTTATTAACCCCAGAAAAAAGATTTTTGGCTAGTTCCACAAACATAGATGGAGATATTAAGGGTTGTTCAACCACAGTAGCTGCAAAGGTATCAAATACTATAGCTGCTGCCAGCACACATGATAACATCACGagtaaaaagaagaaattatttggATTTGAATCTGTTGATCCAGATGAGATCATTGATCCAGCATCCCTAAATTATGAGGTCGGCTCTAGTGAAGATGATGAGGATAATGCAAGTGAAACTTCCGAGTCCTCGAATGACTCGTCTTTGCAGCCGTATGACTTGGCAGATGATGATGCAGATCTGAAAAGAAATTTCTCACAGTTAGTGGATGTGATCGCAGCACTAAGGAAATCTGATGATGCTGATGGT GTTGATAAGGCTATTGATGTTGCTGAGAAGCTTGTACGAGCATCACCTGATGAGCTCAAGTTTGTAGCTTCCGACCTAACCAGAAGTCTTTTACAAGTTCGCTGCTCTGAATCAACTATTGAAGGGGAGGAAGGGTCTGCTGAAGAGAAGAGACAAAAAGCGCTTGTTGCTTTGATTGTCACATGTCCTCGTGAATCTCTCAGTACACTAAATAATTTACTTTATTCACCAAATTTAGATGTCAGCCAGCGGTTACTGATACTTGACGTAATGACGGAGGCTGCACAGGAGCTTGCAAATACAAAGATTTCAAGACTTAAACAACGGTCTAACGCTCTTGTATCATCCATGGATGATCAACCATGGTTCATGCCAAAACCTATTGGTCCTCCTGGAGCCGGCTCTTGGAAGGAGATCTCAACACCAGGGACTCCTTTTAATTGGTCTCATTCTTATGAGAGAGAACTTCCTCATAAACCAGGTCAGATCAAGAGAGGAAAGACACGCCGTTGGAGCCTTCATTCAGCTTTACCGGTAAACCAGCTTGAATGGACCCAGAACAAGTTTCCCCAGTATGCAGCGGCTTTTATGCTTCCAGCCATGGAAGGATTTGATAAGAAAAGGCATGGTGTAGATTTGCTTGGCAGAGACTTTATTGTTTTGGGGAAGCTTATCTACATGCTTGGTGTTTGTATGAAGTGTTCAGCCATGCATCCAGAAGCATCTATTTTGGCATCTCCTCTTTTGGAATTCTTAAGATCAAG GGAGATATCTCATCATGTGGAAGCTTATGTTAGGAGATCTGTCCTGTTTACTGCTTCATGCATATTGATTTCTCTTCATCCCTCCTCTGTGGCGGCTGCCCTGGTTGAGGGGAATTCTGAAATTTCCAAAGGACTTGAGTGGGTTCGCAGCTGGGCACTTGATATTACTGAATCTGATACCGATAGGGAGTGCTACACA CTGGCTATGACTTGCCTCCAACTTCATGCTGAGATGGCTCTACAGACCTCTCGAGCACTTGAATCACCAGAAAGCTTACACGGATCGAATAAGAGTAGTCTACCATCAAATATGTTGAAGGGGGTTATCAAAATCCCCAATTCAAGTGGTGGCGTTCTTAGCCTCCCTTAG